The Puntigrus tetrazona isolate hp1 chromosome 13, ASM1883169v1, whole genome shotgun sequence genome contains the following window.
ttcacccataaatgacAATTATGTCGTTTAATTATTCTCGCGTTGTTCGAAATCTTCTTCCATTTATCACAAAATTATTTCGTTGAACTTTTAAGCTGCTGCTTTCCAtcaaatgaaagtgaatgacCGTCAATGTCTAACCCGCATATACCGTATAAGCAACACAAAGGCAtcgtatatgtatattatacaatataagcgcaatattattattttatttaaaggggACATTTCACGTCAATATTACCAACcccaaaaaagtttgttttgtaaCCCTTTCTCAGCAAGTTTCTGAAAAAGCAAGATTTTTCTCCCCTGAGAagtgtattattaatacatttctatattattaccttattataatgtattacttCCCCTTAATCTGCACGTTTCCACCCACTGCACCATCCTTGTGTTTTTTCTAATGACACTGTGTACTGTGTTTTAACTCCTTGGGAAATGTTTAAGCAGCATGCtgactgttctgtttttatctgCACCGATGAACACAGCCTCAGAGGACACAAGAGAGCAGTAAATGTATTGATTAATCTACTGTATTTTACATTCCTGCCacacagatttaataaaaaggtGATTTGTGTCCCTGCTTCATGCACATAACTGGCTGTTTTTGATcccttctgtttgttttgcgCATGTTTAAGAGATTAAGCACAATAAGAAACGAAAGAGAAATTTGGTAGAAGTTTTTGGAGAACACATGCTTAGGATGTGCACTCAGGAAATCATATATCTGAAGTTTAAACTGATTTCAGAATGCTAGACATGATAAtcccaaacaaaacagaactaGCTAGAACTAAAGTAGGGTTGAGACAGATGAGGATGATTAACGAGACACAAGTGAACTAACAATCAAAGAGAGACAAAAACTGGGTCAATGAACACGTAAGGCgtgaaaacacaacaaaaaaaggctTTGGGGTGTGACAGATAGATGTACTGTAACGTAATAAGCATTTTATTGTCGCAGAAACTTTGCAAACACGCATACTGACATTTTGATGTTtggaaattaaatttaaattctcaaaatgctttttttaatcaattaaatatataaactagaCCTTCTACTAGGACTAGAACACATGCTGGGTTATTCTGTCCCATTAGTTTGGGTTAAACCTTTTTACTCACCATGCTGGgttgtttaatttattgattacaAATGATTGTACTGCAGGAAATTGGCTAATGGGCTggaaattaaatattgcatacagaatgaatgaattagtCAACAGCAATAATGAAAAGATGACCCAAAAAGCTGAACCCAGTGTAAAAATAACCTAGCACATggataaaacctaaaaaaaacaacccatcGAATGACTCAACAGTCCCAAGCCAGCATTTgtgttaaaacaaaacagcatttttttagcaTGTAACTGCTTGTCAATGTGACCattaaaggtcccatattgtacacctttttggggttttattttaggtgttgatgtcctAAAGAATAGTGATCTGTGATATTGTCACGCGGTGGTTAGCATGAGAGCACGAGTATAAGGTAAATGAAAACCTTTAATCTTCTCAGAACAGAATAAACAATATCTTTACAGGCATAAAGACGCGAACCGACGAATACACAGGATCAAACACGCACTTAAATACAAACGGGAAATACCTAAATGAACTcgacacaggtgaagacaatgacaatattaacaaaagtgggtcacacggaacacaacaacaaaacgtCCAAAGACGTGACCGATATAAGAACCTCTCTCGGGAGCTCTGCCAAAAACAGGTCGATTTTAATTTACTATTCacgagcctctcttctgattggcctgtttttttctgagtgaCACACAAGCAGACCAATCAAAAGTAATGAAGTCACAATTATGTAACAGCGctagctggatgcaaaacaaagggaaaacTGGAGGCGGGCCATTCAAAACAACGCATAATGAGCTTAAAATGTCCTCTTCTTGTGATGTCGGGTGCCAGAATCGAAGTAACACAGCATCAAATTCGAAACACGATCGCATAGCCGATGCCACTGccagacaaacaaacagccGAGGATTACAGCTGACGACAGCTGTGGTTAAACATGGCAAAACAGAAACAATCGTCAAAAACGCTTGGCTTTGCACACTCCTTGTGCAAAAATCACAGCTACTTCATGCAGGCTGTGTGCAGTTTACTGTGCGTGGTTTGATACTTACATAGGTTTTACACAGCCCCTAAACATCACTCATCTTTAACCACCATCAGTAATTCTTTAACTTCTTCAGGGATATGTTTTTGTCAAAGTCTTTCCGTCTGTTCAGACGCAAGTGATGTCACAGCGGTTGTTTTGGCCTTTAGTTCCTGTCACCGAGGAACAAACAAGCCCTGTTTGCAATGCAAATCTCTGGCAAAACCCACCAATCAATCCTGGGCAGCGTCAAAGTGTTCTGTCAGATTTCACGGGTCCTGCCGCATGCACACCGGACGCCTGCTTTATTTTGGCAAAAGCCAATCGACGTATGACTTAACGAATCGGAAGGAATTATTTCACTCGCAAAACCGCCTGTAATGACTTTACCTTGACGACCGTGATGTTTTGCACTGGTGGAGGAAAGCAGTTAAGTGGCGTTATGGCACCGTCTCGGAAGTACTGAAGCCTGCCATTACCTGTTTCTGGCCCATTTCTCTCAAGGGGAAAAGCAATGAGCACGGTGCATTTAGACCATGACGTTTCCTCAAACACGGCCGTCGCTATAGTGACCACCGGACCACGGTCATGAGGGCAGGATTTCATCGAGTGTGAGTAACATCGTTTTAGAAAATCACACTCGTAGTACGTCCAATAAAAGCCTTTTTTCCGTGTCTATATCTGTCTTTGCTATAAGCACGCGCTCATTTAGTATCCTTGTTCCGGCCATAAAAAGCTTCCGCGGGCTTTCACAAAACCCACAacattgttgtttctttttttaatggcgATGGCTGGCTCGTTCGAAGCTTGCGCTCATAATGATGTGAGTGctgatgcttgtttttttccgATTTAACCCGTGCATTATTCACGTGTTTAATGTGTTTGCGGCCTAAAAAGGCACACATTAACTCTGAACAGGTGGTTGTAGTGAAACtgcactgtgaaaaaaaatatgtactggtagaaaaaaaagtatgtatttcagttattttattataaaaatgtaaaatacataaatcatcCTGAATGTTAGAACGTACGAACACACGCACTTATATAGCACACATATATAGCACTTAAGTTGGATTTTGTCCTCATTAAAAAGAGCTTAAAAGAGCTTCTAAAAAATGATCTTTATTAGCGATCTACATATCTGAAGTCTAAACAAGCACATTGTCATCTTAAAAGACTCACAAACTGTATTATACCTATTATTCTGAATTTGGGCATCCACCAAAATAGAAATACGACTCCATCCTTTCATAACCTATAATAGGggaactttaagccaagtcgcctttatttttatagccCTTTATACAAAACAGATGGTGTCAAAGCAGCTGTACGGTGATACAACATATAGCAGAATAAATTATGGAAACTCATCTACTGGGAGAGCTCAGATTTAgttgtaaagcagctctaaaagACAAGTATCATTATTCAGGGGTCACACTTGAAGGGTGACCAAGCTTCAGACCAAACTCCTGGACACAGAAGTGTGTTTTCTCTGCAGTCTTGGGCCAGCGGATGTCACGCGCAGAAGCCTCATGGAGGATGGTTAGGGTTGGCATCGAAAGAGAAAGAGGTCCTTTTCACTGGGAAGAAAATCCCTGCAATCCGGAGACAAAGGCTCAGATGATTGGCCTGCTGGGAGAGATGAGCTGCTCCTGCTGGCATAGCACCCACGCTTGTCATCCTGCAAACAAGCCGGAGCGTTTTGGCACTGGATGATTAAGCAATCCATTTAATGTCTCTCTTGATCAGCAACTTCTGTGTCTGTGCAGAGATCTGCTGTAGTTTGAGAAGTGGGACACATTCCTGGATCAGCTTCTGAGTCCTGCCCGGAGCTCGTTCTCTGATACCATGGCAAGATCACAGGGTTCAAAagtttgctattattattacgttTATTAATGCTGAGAACAGAGGACAGTCAGGTCCAAATCAAGACCTGGACCGACTGAAAATATGATGTTGGACTGAAGACCAGGTCCGGTCTGCATGTGACCCGAGATTCACATCACATTTCAGTGGATTCCGTGTGGATTTACGACCCTGTTTCTGACCTTCTGTTTCTTTGTACAATCTACAGACCATGACAAACCAGACTCCCGCTAGGCCGCCGTTATCAGCAACATCTGCTCACCTCAAACGCAGAAGCTCTTCAGATTAAACCGGACCCCCACGGAAAATAACGAGATGTTTTGTGGAAATAGGTTTGACTACAGTTTCTCACATAAAAACTCATCAGTTGCAAACACTTGAGCGGACGTGGATATTAGCCAGtgcagtcatttttaaaaggccTGATATCGACCCATTTAATCATCAGTCTTCATGTAAGTCAGGCTAAGATCAGAAAAAGGAAATGTGCTCGCAGCTGAATCCGAGGATAACGGCAACTACAGTGCGGGGATTTGCTTTGTAAGGATTTCCCGGCCCACAAACAATCTCAAAGACATATTCTGGTGCAGAGCATATTTACATCAGGACCACTGTAACGGATTCAGATGCTTTCTGATGAGGTTGATTTGCTTTGTGAGCTCCTCAGTTGTGGACCAGCGCAGGCTAAAGGAGCAGCTGCTGCCCctcattttcacacacacacggacggacCGCGCATTATCCATGGAAACGCTCCAATGCTGATGCTGGCGAACTGGTGATCGACTTTGGCTTGGAGAAGATGTGGCATGCTGTGAGGGGATATTGGCTAAATCATCTCGGACGCATGGGCTGTAGAGCACGGAAAGCGAACAGGGTACAGGCTGGCATTTCAGAGAAATCCACAAGACAAACAACAAGAGGCAGAGCGGCTCTCAAAACCGGCAGAAGCAACATACAGCAGCAACTTACAAATCATGAAAGCAATTTTGTAATCTTACGGCTGTGTGCAATTACAAATACTTCAGATATGATGCATCCATGCACAACTGTTATTGCAACGCTTTTTTAAAGAGTTGTTTTCCGGTGCAGAtgcaaaccattaaaaatactaaacaaGTTAGCTCCCTCTAGAGGCTGAAGAGTAAACATTCTGGGATGCCGTGTAGAAAGGAGGATTGCAtttaagacagaaaaaaataagttcacccaaaaataaaaatggcccTATAATCTACtcaccccaagccatcctaagtgtgtgtgactttcttctttcagatgtgTGTTCCAACTGTGTCccaaaaaagaaacatatacACTTAAGAATGGCTTGGGGGTGAATAAATTATGGGGTAACTTTTCagttttgagtaaattattcCTTAGCCCAGATTAGTCCAGAGACCAAGTCCAGTCTAAAGTAAGTAAAGAGACACACATCTAGTGGTTTCAAAAATGGTAGAGAATCTAATAATATGAGTAACGTAATAAGTACGTTGGACATAGTGGTGtattaaaggtaaaaaatgtataaatactgtTCCGTTTCTTGCCTTGGGACATCAGTGTATCGAGCCGCAGGTTTAATTGGGatttgtctgtgtatgttttctTCAATCTCAAAGACTGCGCGTCCATCGACTTCCATTGTATGACTGACAGACTTTGTTTGTCACCTCCGTCTCGGATGCCCCCGGGCTAAGCATCAGCTGAGAGGACAGAGATCTGACATCAGCGAGAACCCAGCGTGAATGACGCGGGAGGAAAATTGAAAACTGAGCATTAATCAGCTGCGCTCCTAAACGAAGAAGGAAATGTCAGGCCATGTTTAACCAGCCCAGAGGGCAGACCACACACATCGGTGTGCTTCTGACTCATATCTTTAGTCACTTGACACCCATAAAATCAGCTACCTTTCACAAACCACGTTTACTCCACTCACACAGTGCCTGGCTGTTTTTGCAGATGCACatgatgaaaataatattagGGATGTTTATTGGCCAGGTAACAGGATTTATATTCGTCATTATCATTGGTTTAATGTcgttctttttcattatttaggACACGAAAAATTCTGTAAACGTCAACATTATCAATATTACTTATTAATGCAGTCCTCATCTGGTAAATGACTAGATAAATCATGGAAAGATGGGTACCACCGTAATGGATTCACTGCCTTACTGGAATAAGTCTTTGTCGGTTTTGATTTTCaatcaaactgtttttattcattgctGGAGATGATTTGCATAGCTTGAAGGGTGACATGTCCTTGTTGACAGATGGGACATTACCATACCTCTCCACCAACTCTTTCAGGCCTCACACACAGCTCATCCATATGCAGCATGATCTGTGTCACGTTCTCTCATCATTTCCTCACCCTCACGATACCTGTTTCAGGGGTATCCTGGTTGTTTTTTCCATGTAATAACTGTGAATGGTTTTAAAGGCCGCTTCTGCCACAGAGTTGAACAGCAATCAGAGTCAATAGTCTTCATGACATGTTTCTTACTAGAAGCTACTCTGTATCTCAAAAGTACATGAAGCCTATCTACAGCAATGGTTAGAAACTGATATATTTGGTTTATCaaaattttttttgaaggaGGGGCACCTTATgtatattttgctattttatattgtgttaaaACAACGTTTATCTGCttataatgcatttgtaaatgagTTATAAGCCATTTGTTATAAACCCTTTATAAAGGCAACCTTAATGTAACGTGTTACAGACGTCTGTAACACGAGGAGGGAGtgaatgatggcagaatttacatttttgctcaAACTGTCAATTTCATTTGTCAGATACAGTGCATCAAAGGGATAGAGGTCACTTTTGGTCTTTATCTCTGTTCCTTTTGCTGCAGACAAATTATGATCCAAATACAACATACGAAATAAGGTTACGCAGCAGTAAGTAATTGAAAGGCTTGACACTGGAAAACAAAAGCTCCATTCAAGACTGCAAATTGAATTTGGTAATATCCATTAATGTCACTACAGcaagaggcagagagagagagaacgctCTTCAAGGTAATTACCTTCAATTTTCTGCCATTAAACTCCATCAGAATGGACAGAGTGAATATCAGAGATTAATCCGCACACATACAGAGAGCGCCGGCCTCCGATTTATTTACCCGGGTTTATTCACACACCTATAAGCCAACGAACCAGCGAATAACTTGAAACGGGAATACATGAGGTCGACATTTAGAGAAATAAAGTATATGtaggttaaaggaatagttcaccggaaaaagaaaattctgccTTGAGtattttcaaacctgtatgaatgtcGTTGTTGTGTCgaacacaaatgtttgtaaggctgttttgggtcgcCATTGACGGCTGAGTTTTcgttttagggtgaactattcctttaagtttatTAAATGTGGACTTTGCCCAAGCGGTGTGTTAAAGAAGTCATTCAGATCTGCTCAAGGGTTTTTATGCATCCTGTTTACTGTGGCAAGAGCTTGAGTACATACGGCCATAATATACTAGTGCTGAAGAGCTTCCCTGCATTTTCCTATTCCAGTCAAGGTCATTTAGTcacataattattttagaattaaaatggaaaagttCAGAAGCCGGCAACCCCTTggtaagtgaaatatttttgttgaaatgtgttcaaaatcaagtcaaatcaaatttaatcttaattacatttagaaCTAAAGCtaactttgaaaaatgtattggaAAACCTATATGGGGTAGACTAAATACAAAGTTTGtggcctttttaaaaaagaatataaatttaTCTTATGCAAAACTAAGATTTTTCTGTGAGAATGAATATTTTTCAATTACTATTCTTGATTCTTATACAACTAGAAAAGTTGGGTAAATTACTTGGCCtcctcttttaatttttattatttcagtgcCTTATTTCACTTTTCAGAaactattcatttcttttgatgcaTTTGCATAGCTCTTTAACTAGTAGCGAGTACCCATAGATTAAAGTTTTGAACAAAATGTTGTGAACATGAAGAGTCAAAATGGTTGAGAGGAGCTTTCTTCAAGCGCAAAAGAAGTCCATGTCCTGTAcgcaaagagagaaaataacacgcataaaaataaaacacgagTAGGAAAAAAAGCAGCGGATGAAATACTTACAGTGGTTGGGATCTCAATGGTTTCTTTCTGAAAAACGTGAGTCTCGTTGACATGGTTACTGGGGAAATATCCGATCACACCCATCTGGTCTACATAGCGCTCGCCGTAGACCTGGAAAAGGAAAGCTGCTGCTGTGATCTCTGGCTTCGTTAGATGTCatataaagataaagataaagacaCGCACACTTCCAGACCAGAAGACTCCGGCTCCCTCTGCAGGCTTGAGTTTAGAAAACACATAGATCATCTGGCCTCGTCTCAGGTTTATGTATCTGCAGTCTGAAGCCACGTAGTCTTCAACAGCTTCAGCCATTGAAAGCACATCTGTGAGGCAGAAACAAGTCTTCAGAAAGTCAACACCTTTGTCTCGGctacaaaaacacaactcaGCAAGCGATTACATTCCTAGTGTAGTATAAAGAAATTCTGGTCAGAAGTTAAATATAAACTCTAGATGTCAATCTTCTGTTATCACCCTCGATGTTTCTGTTGGGAGATCTTTGTTCCATTAATTCTTcacaagaaacaaaaacattcatcttAACCTTCACCTTAACAAAAAGTACTATTAAACAGGAAGGATAGAACTGAAATGGCCATTAATAGACACTTTAACACTTGAGAAAATGAATGGCCCCTTCACTcagcttaataaaaataagtacaaaacaGAACGACGTGAAGATTCCCACCACTATTGTCCAGAAAGAAAACGCAGTTTGCTGAAAACTCGTTGACCAACAAGTTGTTTAAGCTGTTGCTAAGAAACCTGCCTCTCAACAACATGTGAGTTAAAGCGTCTATGAAGCACAGAATCATAATTAATATCTTAGTTGTGGTGTCATTAGGAATGGCTGTGCTGTATTAGTTGTGATGAAAAGTGAGACTCACACGAACAGTCCTTGTCTGCACAGATCTTGAAGTCTGCCAGTTTCTCCATGAGAGCGGCGTGTGTCCCGTAGCTCACAGAGCCCGCGCAGATCCACAGGACGATCAGGCCGAGTGCCCCGTCCATCTTCATGTGACCGTGAAGCAGGAATGACTTCTCCCTGTGAAGAGCAGCTCTGAGAGTCCAGACACACATTCCAGCTTCAGGGAAAAACAACCGCTTCCGGACTCACACTCACCCGCCAGACAAACACTGACCGCCTGTAATAACTCTTACTCGTAGTGCTGCGTTCATACCAgtaatgaatatatatgaaaataaatcaaataatttttatttttatatagcgcttttaacagcacaggttgcatcaaagcactgtacagtataaggtagaagagtacaatgacagggatgtataatgacgagattgaacagtttgttattaaatgcagagacggtctctgtaatcaattcaacgataatcgctagaagttaagtgtccccaacaaagaagacagaggaaccagaacccaATCCATACagaacggagaaaaaaaaaccttgggagaatccagactcagttggggccagttctcctctgaccggacgcccagcacttaacttctagttcaattttaaacacagctgtgtcaggtagtataaatgacttagtgtgtgtgtgtgtgtgtgtgtgtgtgtgtgtgtgtatcaggatctggtgatctgtccacgggcgaatctaggtgttctggtctctgatgaacataatctctgggtgctgatccaccatctagtctgaatacaaactgtgaaacagattaagaaagaaacaggactaatattagcgtagatgccattctttttacgatgtcacaagtacatcatattttaggagtagtgttcccggttccagcaaatctaagtaatgcagcctaaaaatcctttaacagatttgaataataaaagtgtgttggtgtgttatgtgtaggctaagttaaaaagatgtgtctttaatctagatttaaactggcagagtgtgtctgcttcccaaacagagttagggagattgttctgCTGTCTGATGGTCACTCCATCGCTCAACCCCAGCGTAAACACAGTTACTCTCGGGCTTAGCTTTATGCAACACCCAACATACTATAATGGGATTCAAATGGAAACGATTGAAAATAGCACCAAAAACTTTAATTATGAACGGATGCCTACCTGGGGCGTAACAAAACACTGCATCTAAAGGCCAAATTGATCGTAACTTTATTATTGCAAAACACAACTAAATTGGTTAAACTGTTCATCTTCGTGCTTTTTTAACAGGTTTACCTCACTAACAAATTCCTCAACACACATGTTGGTCTTTGTAGTTTTTGGGCACTCTCCATatgtgtaatggtttttatactgtccAAACTGTACGTGCTATtgcacctaaacctaaccctacagacacacacacacacacacacacacacacacacaccaatatgTCCTAAGTTaacaaaatacacatacaaatattttaatgctgagcgctttcattttgcatttcatttcaaatatcgGAAAATTAGATC
Protein-coding sequences here:
- the LOC122356217 gene encoding otoraplin-like, whose protein sequence is MCVWTLRAALHREKSFLLHGHMKMDGALGLIVLWICAGSVSYGTHAALMEKLADFKICADKDCSYVLSMAEAVEDYVASDCRYINLRRGQMIYVFSKLKPAEGAGVFWSGSVYGERYVDQMGVIGYFPSNHVNETHVFQKETIEIPTTDMDFFCA